In Treponema vincentii, a single window of DNA contains:
- a CDS encoding SAM-dependent methyltransferase has protein sequence MKRSKQVSGAAAFEAYYNALFDNRWTALREALLQETQPVAFSVCGGKPYYLDQASIYAAQALPPIDEGSYLDMCAAPGGKTLVLASGMGQEAQIQANELSRARRARLLTVLDEHLPPDISARIEVTGYDAATFPRYRQAYYDRILLDAPCSSERHVITDAKYLACWTPARIKMLAQRQWALLSAAFLLLKPGGFLVYATCALADEENDSVVQKLLKKYGTEAAIHSGTAAMEFGAANPETIGKNSTPPILGEKTLFGSRFLPDTCGGAGPLYFSLIEKVNHEKL, from the coding sequence GTGAAGCGGTCGAAGCAGGTAAGCGGGGCAGCCGCGTTCGAAGCTTACTACAACGCTCTTTTCGACAACCGTTGGACGGCGCTTCGGGAAGCGCTCTTACAAGAGACGCAACCGGTGGCGTTTTCGGTATGCGGCGGAAAGCCGTATTATCTTGACCAGGCGAGTATCTATGCGGCACAGGCGCTTCCGCCGATTGATGAGGGCAGCTATTTGGATATGTGCGCCGCTCCGGGCGGCAAAACGCTGGTACTCGCCTCCGGTATGGGACAGGAAGCGCAGATACAGGCAAACGAGTTGTCGCGGGCACGCCGAGCACGGCTGCTAACCGTACTTGATGAACACCTGCCGCCGGACATAAGCGCCCGCATCGAAGTTACCGGTTATGACGCCGCTACCTTCCCCCGCTATCGGCAAGCCTATTACGACCGCATTTTGCTGGATGCACCTTGTTCTTCGGAGCGCCATGTGATTACCGATGCGAAATACCTTGCATGCTGGACACCGGCACGGATTAAAATGCTGGCACAGCGGCAATGGGCACTCCTTTCGGCAGCTTTTCTGCTGCTTAAACCGGGCGGCTTTTTAGTATACGCCACCTGCGCGCTTGCCGATGAGGAAAACGACAGCGTTGTACAAAAGCTGTTAAAAAAATACGGAACCGAAGCTGCCATCCATAGCGGTACCGCAGCAATGGAATTTGGCGCGGCAAATCCCGAAACAATCGGCAAAAACAGTACACCGCCCATACTCGGCGAAAAAACGCTGTTTGGCAGCCGGTTTTTACCCGATACCTGCGGAGGAGCAGGCCCCTTGTATTTTTCGCTTATCGAAAAAGTGAATCACGAGAAGCTGTAA
- the trmB gene encoding tRNA (guanosine(46)-N7)-methyltransferase TrmB, with the protein MITEQTDHSEKTGIADTPPQGRPIRTFVLRKGRITEAQKKAYAEYAPRWCIPYKAQQLSFPGIFANDHPVIIEIGFGMGVATAEIAAQHPEINYIGIEVFQAGVGKLLNEIEQRDLKNIRIIEHDAIEVLENMIPDASIAGFHIFFPDPWQRKKHHKRRLLHRPRTDLLAQKLQENGYLYMVTDWYDYAEDAFAELSATEGLRSKYEGFAPPQPWRPKTKFEQKGLDKAHPITELMFIRTRQCAPLHVPIGQVILDQ; encoded by the coding sequence ATGATAACAGAACAGACAGACCATAGTGAAAAAACCGGCATAGCCGATACGCCGCCGCAGGGACGCCCCATCAGAACCTTTGTACTGCGAAAGGGGCGGATTACTGAGGCTCAAAAAAAAGCGTATGCCGAATATGCGCCGCGCTGGTGCATCCCCTACAAAGCGCAGCAGCTTTCCTTTCCGGGGATTTTTGCGAATGATCACCCGGTCATCATCGAAATAGGCTTCGGCATGGGAGTCGCAACAGCTGAAATCGCAGCACAGCATCCCGAAATCAACTATATCGGAATTGAAGTTTTTCAAGCAGGGGTCGGGAAGCTGTTAAACGAAATTGAACAGCGCGATCTTAAAAATATCCGCATTATCGAACACGACGCTATCGAAGTATTGGAAAATATGATTCCCGACGCCTCAATTGCAGGGTTCCATATCTTTTTTCCCGACCCGTGGCAAAGGAAAAAACATCACAAACGACGGCTGCTCCATCGCCCGAGAACCGACCTGCTGGCTCAAAAACTGCAAGAAAACGGCTACCTTTACATGGTAACCGATTGGTACGACTATGCGGAGGACGCCTTTGCCGAACTTTCGGCCACCGAAGGGCTCCGTTCAAAATACGAAGGTTTCGCCCCTCCGCAGCCATGGCGTCCCAAAACCAAGTTTGAACAAAAAGGCCTCGATAAAGCGCACCCCATCACCGAGCTGATGTTTATCCGGACTAGGCAATGCGCACCCTTGCATGTTCCAATCGGACAAGTTATACTCGATCAATAA
- a CDS encoding chorismate mutase, which yields MIFRKKLYAGRAAVCAQNTQEQIKTAVVTAYTRFLELNRLHEKDIISLQFSITSDITAANPATLLRSAGYASATVLFCSAEPNIDGSPHGIIRFLFYYYGKKKAVPVYLGGAEKLRPDLFNRTT from the coding sequence ATGATTTTTCGGAAAAAACTGTACGCAGGAAGAGCAGCCGTATGCGCCCAAAATACACAGGAGCAGATCAAAACTGCCGTCGTTACCGCATACACACGCTTTTTGGAACTCAACAGATTGCATGAGAAAGACATCATTTCCCTACAATTTTCGATTACATCCGATATAACGGCAGCAAATCCTGCAACTTTATTGCGCTCCGCCGGTTATGCTTCTGCGACTGTGCTTTTTTGCAGTGCGGAACCGAATATCGACGGCAGTCCTCATGGTATAATCCGTTTTCTCTTTTATTACTATGGGAAAAAGAAAGCCGTACCGGTTTATTTGGGCGGGGCGGAAAAACTCAGGCCGGATCTGTTTAATCGTACAACATAG
- a CDS encoding glycosyltransferase → MQTQTCTAPLYDGIQQYGSIDRQEKNKTLYLMYHGRLVRQKGVDVLLKAIPLILEHSPSLRFIVMGQGDPELEAEAIALAAALPGKFVYCKGYNRKAARLITAAADFIVLPSLFEPCGLEDLIAQVYGTIPIANAQGGLQKIIDGKTGFLYKLPDGEEQNTDIHIKILTEAILKQAEHFFTSDKTKLIDIPYFKNIILQAYTALHTKFSWKHIFVEQYLKLYFPNR, encoded by the coding sequence TTGCAGACGCAGACCTGTACAGCGCCACTGTATGATGGCATACAGCAATACGGCAGCATAGACCGACAGGAGAAAAATAAAACACTCTACCTGATGTATCACGGCCGGTTGGTTCGGCAAAAAGGCGTAGACGTATTACTCAAAGCAATTCCCCTTATACTGGAACACTCCCCTAGCCTGCGATTCATCGTAATGGGACAGGGAGACCCCGAGCTTGAAGCCGAAGCAATCGCTCTCGCTGCCGCGCTGCCCGGGAAATTTGTGTATTGCAAGGGATATAACCGGAAGGCTGCTCGGCTCATCACTGCCGCAGCGGACTTTATTGTTTTACCAAGCTTATTTGAGCCATGCGGCTTGGAGGACCTTATCGCGCAGGTCTACGGTACTATCCCGATTGCAAACGCACAAGGAGGCTTACAGAAAATCATAGACGGAAAAACAGGCTTCTTATACAAGCTCCCGGACGGCGAAGAACAAAATACCGACATACATATTAAAATATTAACGGAGGCCATACTGAAACAAGCGGAACATTTTTTTACAAGCGATAAAACAAAACTCATCGATATTCCATATTTTAAAAATATTATTTTACAGGCATACACAGCACTCCATACGAAATTTTCTTGGAAGCATATTTTTGTCGAACAGTACCTAAAACTCTATTTCCCTAATAGGTGA
- a CDS encoding PfkB family carbohydrate kinase, which translates to MTINDIAELASVSVSTVSKIINGKDKGIKLETRERVLKIVKEYRYTPYDFIKNNTNSKSFLLGLVLSGIKKRQSISNGFLHEAERQGYQVQVCLSTSAESESKHIAALCKNRVEAVLWEPVEVAAENDTSGIVAEGDSVGTAATVCNRTGAAAVLHKRGIPFLALNTNAVGSNGIFYDYQKAGYTAADILLQLGHTKIRCLYDGTDMQECAIRQGVERCLFDHHCLYVECKNVQEALSVHNCSALVCCDWDTAVTAYEYATVHKFRIPQDLSVICIDDAEYIKPFPPISAIPLSLFHFGGFVCRYLIDKIEKKATDIPTYTEAFTCNHYKSIDLPAPLRKKRIIVVGSINMDILLTVNNYPQTGESISAESVSIIPGGKGINQAVGAAKLGAKVSLVGNVGRDFDGDMILNLLHDNGIDATAVHVDEEHSTGKAYIHIQGDGESGIVLYGGANETISADSIYRSEQLFTDAVFCLLQTEIPMEAVKKTIETARKYNVAIMLKPSAVKEIAEELLPELDYFIPNRKELYRLCPIAGTLEEKVAWFLEKGVKTVIVTLDSDGCYVRTSEYERWFPAVDIFKPIDTTGAADAFIAALAVFLSEQKSLSDALPYALYAAGFSTTRVGVVPSLIDRATLEQCCI; encoded by the coding sequence TTGACGATAAATGATATAGCCGAGCTTGCCAGTGTTTCCGTTTCGACGGTTTCAAAAATTATCAACGGAAAGGATAAAGGGATAAAGCTTGAAACGCGCGAACGAGTGCTTAAAATCGTTAAGGAATACCGGTACACTCCCTATGATTTTATTAAAAATAATACGAATTCAAAAAGCTTTTTATTAGGGCTTGTACTGTCGGGCATAAAAAAACGGCAATCGATCTCAAACGGTTTTTTGCATGAAGCGGAGCGGCAAGGGTACCAAGTGCAGGTGTGCCTTTCTACTTCTGCGGAAAGCGAATCAAAACACATCGCCGCCTTATGTAAGAATAGGGTAGAAGCGGTTCTATGGGAACCCGTCGAAGTTGCTGCAGAAAATGATACTTCCGGTATTGTTGCAGAAGGTGATAGTGTCGGAACGGCGGCGACAGTATGCAATAGAACTGGAGCTGCTGCGGTGTTGCATAAACGCGGTATTCCGTTTCTAGCGCTGAATACCAATGCTGTCGGTTCCAACGGTATATTCTATGACTACCAAAAAGCAGGATATACCGCAGCAGATATATTGTTACAATTGGGGCATACGAAAATACGCTGTTTATATGATGGTACCGATATGCAAGAATGTGCAATACGGCAAGGCGTTGAGCGGTGTCTATTCGATCACCATTGTTTATATGTTGAATGTAAAAATGTTCAGGAAGCGCTTTCGGTACATAATTGTTCTGCGCTTGTTTGCTGTGATTGGGATACGGCGGTAACGGCGTATGAGTATGCAACGGTACATAAATTCCGGATACCGCAGGATCTTTCCGTTATCTGTATCGACGATGCGGAATATATCAAACCCTTTCCGCCCATATCGGCGATTCCGCTTTCCTTATTTCATTTCGGAGGCTTTGTATGCCGGTATTTAATAGATAAAATCGAAAAGAAAGCAACGGATATACCGACATATACCGAAGCATTTACTTGTAATCATTACAAAAGCATTGATCTACCTGCACCCTTGCGTAAAAAACGAATCATCGTTGTAGGCAGTATCAATATGGATATCTTGCTTACCGTAAACAATTATCCTCAGACCGGAGAAAGCATTTCTGCTGAAAGTGTTTCGATAATACCGGGCGGCAAGGGGATAAATCAAGCGGTCGGTGCGGCGAAGCTCGGTGCCAAGGTGTCGCTGGTCGGCAATGTCGGAAGGGACTTTGATGGTGATATGATTTTGAACCTCTTACATGATAACGGCATTGATGCAACGGCTGTGCATGTAGACGAAGAGCATTCTACCGGTAAAGCCTATATTCATATCCAAGGTGATGGAGAAAGCGGTATCGTATTATACGGCGGTGCTAATGAAACGATTTCTGCAGATTCAATATACCGCAGCGAACAGCTCTTTACCGATGCAGTTTTTTGTTTGTTGCAAACCGAAATACCTATGGAAGCAGTTAAAAAGACGATTGAAACCGCACGAAAATATAACGTTGCAATTATGCTGAAACCTTCCGCCGTAAAAGAAATAGCGGAAGAACTTTTACCGGAACTGGATTATTTTATTCCGAACCGTAAAGAATTATACAGACTGTGTCCCATTGCCGGAACATTGGAAGAAAAAGTCGCATGGTTTTTGGAAAAAGGCGTCAAGACGGTTATCGTAACGCTCGACAGCGATGGCTGTTATGTACGAACTTCCGAATACGAGCGATGGTTCCCAGCTGTCGATATATTCAAACCCATCGATACAACTGGAGCTGCCGATGCCTTTATTGCGGCACTGGCCGTCTTTTTATCCGAACAAAAAAGCTTGTCTGACGCATTGCCGTATGCACTTTATGCCGCCGGATTTTCGACAACGCGGGTAGGGGTTGTTCCGTCTTTAATCGACAGAGCGACACTGGAGCAGTGTTGTATATAG
- the rbsK gene encoding ribokinase: MKKILVIGSLNADMVVRVPHIPVAGETILAETVDMIPGGKGANQAYAAGSLGAQTVMFGAVGVDRYAEIEKKSLQSVGVDVSRLLVRTDCATGLAWITVNDAGDNSIVVVPGANKTLSEKDIADNDDLLHSCDIILCQLEIPIQTVVYAARRAKELGKTFILDPAPAPKLFPSELYAYIDIIKPNETELSLLTGKDVSDYESASDMLRTKGVKNVIVTLGEKGAFVNSESEGKHLVPARSVPVVDTTAAGDSFTAALAVRLASGSSLLQAVRYATEVAAIVVTRKGAQTSIPSAAEVPFDDK, encoded by the coding sequence ATGAAAAAGATATTGGTTATCGGCAGTTTAAATGCCGATATGGTAGTTCGTGTTCCGCATATACCGGTAGCAGGCGAAACGATTTTAGCGGAAACTGTCGATATGATACCGGGCGGAAAAGGAGCAAACCAAGCATACGCAGCTGGTTCGTTAGGTGCGCAAACGGTTATGTTCGGAGCGGTCGGCGTAGACCGCTATGCTGAAATCGAAAAGAAGAGCTTACAGTCTGTAGGCGTGGATGTTTCCCGCCTTTTAGTACGCACTGATTGCGCAACAGGACTTGCGTGGATAACGGTAAACGATGCGGGCGATAACAGTATTGTTGTTGTTCCCGGTGCTAATAAAACACTGTCAGAAAAAGATATCGCCGATAACGACGATTTGCTGCACAGCTGTGATATCATATTGTGTCAGCTGGAAATACCGATACAAACGGTAGTGTACGCCGCCCGCAGGGCAAAAGAATTAGGCAAGACATTTATTCTTGATCCCGCTCCTGCACCGAAACTATTTCCTTCCGAACTCTATGCATACATTGATATTATCAAGCCGAACGAGACGGAACTCTCATTACTGACGGGCAAAGATGTTTCGGACTATGAAAGCGCTTCCGATATGCTGCGTACAAAAGGTGTAAAGAATGTCATTGTTACACTCGGCGAAAAAGGTGCTTTTGTAAATTCCGAATCGGAGGGAAAGCATCTTGTACCTGCTCGTTCCGTTCCCGTTGTCGATACGACAGCCGCCGGTGATTCTTTTACAGCTGCGCTTGCGGTTCGGCTTGCGTCCGGTTCTTCGCTACTGCAGGCCGTCCGTTATGCAACTGAGGTCGCAGCAATTGTTGTTACCCGTAAGGGAGCGCAAACCTCAATCCCCTCGGCGGCAGAGGTACCCTTTGACGATAAATGA
- a CDS encoding nucleoside hydrolase has protein sequence MDNKIPIIIDCDPGHDDAIALIMAFASEKLKVLGVSVSAGNQTVEKTYTNARKIISFLGKAPPLAKGASYPLVRRLEVAPSVHGESGLDGPVLPETDFTGVPESAWELHRRLISESPEPVTFVVTGPLTNLAILLLAYPDVKKNLKQICLMGGGIDHGNWSSAAEFNILVDPEAAHIVFSCGIPIVMCGLDVTEKAMIFSEEIERLRKSEKRVAVLVAELLDFFGRFHSDLGFQGAPIHDACTIAYLIKPELFKVCDYYVVIETQGKYTAGMTLADKRVNNNRPKPNVTACMDIDREGFVRLLEQCCMAYT, from the coding sequence ATGGACAATAAAATACCGATTATAATTGACTGTGATCCCGGGCATGATGATGCAATAGCATTGATCATGGCGTTTGCATCCGAAAAGCTCAAAGTGTTGGGTGTCAGTGTCAGCGCCGGTAATCAAACCGTTGAAAAAACATATACTAATGCACGCAAGATTATTTCGTTTTTAGGAAAAGCTCCGCCGCTTGCAAAAGGGGCATCGTATCCGCTCGTCAGAAGATTGGAAGTTGCACCGAGTGTGCACGGTGAATCAGGGTTGGATGGACCGGTTCTGCCGGAGACGGATTTTACCGGTGTGCCTGAATCCGCATGGGAACTGCACCGCCGGCTTATCTCTGAAAGCCCCGAACCGGTAACGTTTGTCGTAACAGGCCCCCTGACGAATCTTGCAATTTTGCTGTTAGCATATCCCGATGTGAAAAAAAATCTCAAGCAGATATGTTTAATGGGCGGCGGTATCGATCACGGTAATTGGTCATCTGCAGCGGAATTTAATATCCTTGTCGATCCCGAGGCGGCACATATTGTATTTTCGTGCGGTATTCCCATTGTGATGTGCGGACTGGATGTAACCGAAAAAGCGATGATCTTTTCGGAAGAAATAGAAAGACTGCGTAAATCCGAAAAACGGGTTGCCGTGCTGGTTGCAGAGTTGCTCGATTTCTTCGGCCGCTTTCACTCTGATTTGGGATTCCAAGGCGCACCTATCCACGATGCGTGTACTATTGCGTATTTGATCAAACCTGAGTTGTTTAAAGTATGCGATTACTATGTTGTTATCGAGACGCAAGGAAAGTATACCGCCGGTATGACGCTTGCAGATAAGCGGGTAAATAATAACAGACCAAAACCGAATGTTACAGCTTGTATGGATATCGATCGAGAAGGTTTTGTCCGGCTGCTTGAGCAATGCTGTATGGCGTATACATAA
- a CDS encoding ABC transporter permease — translation MDNFLSYILTAEFAYSVLRVTTPLLFAAQASVVAENSGASNIALEGIMLFAAAFGALGTGLTGSLFIGFLIALGGGLLIAVLLAYFALYLKTDIILSGIALNTLAAGGTVFIMYVLIHDKGSTSSLVSLVFPKVVIPGIAAIPVLGSILSGQNVLTYIAFFTVFAVWFLLYKTKLGMHIRCVGENPDAAESVGIPIRKTRVIALLISGLLASLGGVFLSMAYMSTFTKGMVAGRGFIALAAAAMGRLAPVPTMFAALFFGFADALSNVLAAMSIPDEFIKTVPYISTVVGLIVFSAWRKRGRKAQIA, via the coding sequence ATGGATAACTTTTTGAGTTATATTTTAACTGCGGAGTTTGCTTATTCCGTTTTGCGTGTTACGACTCCGCTATTGTTTGCCGCACAAGCTTCGGTTGTTGCGGAAAATTCAGGTGCATCAAATATAGCATTGGAAGGCATTATGCTTTTTGCCGCGGCATTCGGAGCGCTGGGGACTGGCTTAACCGGCAGTTTGTTTATAGGCTTTTTAATTGCGTTAGGCGGCGGTTTATTAATTGCTGTGTTACTGGCTTACTTTGCGCTGTATCTAAAAACAGACATCATTTTATCCGGTATTGCGTTAAACACATTGGCCGCAGGCGGAACGGTATTTATTATGTATGTGCTGATTCACGATAAAGGCAGTACATCCTCCTTAGTTTCATTGGTGTTTCCTAAAGTGGTTATACCGGGTATCGCCGCTATTCCCGTGTTAGGCAGCATTCTGTCGGGGCAAAACGTGTTGACATACATTGCGTTCTTTACGGTATTTGCCGTCTGGTTTTTGCTGTATAAAACAAAGCTTGGTATGCACATTCGCTGCGTAGGCGAAAATCCCGATGCAGCGGAATCCGTCGGGATACCTATTCGTAAGACCAGAGTTATCGCATTGCTTATCAGCGGATTGTTGGCATCGTTAGGCGGTGTATTCCTTTCGATGGCATACATGAGTACCTTTACAAAAGGCATGGTAGCGGGGCGCGGTTTTATCGCGTTGGCTGCTGCGGCAATGGGACGGTTGGCTCCGGTGCCGACGATGTTTGCAGCCTTGTTTTTCGGCTTTGCCGATGCCTTGTCGAATGTATTAGCGGCGATGAGCATCCCAGATGAATTCATAAAAACCGTTCCTTATATTTCAACCGTCGTCGGACTGATTGTATTTTCAGCATGGCGGAAGCGCGGTAGGAAAGCGCAAATCGCTTGA
- a CDS encoding ABC transporter permease yields MKLIGRLSFEKRFELIRFAAAIGIAVLLSFLIILFVSKEPLLAFSKLFLGPLESARRFGNVLELCIPLSFTGLAVAVMFSADMFNMGAEGAFYVSGAVAVFTALLIPLPPVIAPLVSIIIGGLCGAVVCWVPAFLKQRWNANELVSSLMLNYVFFYITKYFANTTFKDPSAGFMATYLIPANAKLARLIPGMRLHFGLLILCAVVVLTVLFIRRTAWGYRLMQTGRNIRFARYAGLNTTAIIAYSQLIGGFIAGVGGSVEVLGMYDRFQWQSLPGYGFDGIVVAILAKNKPHYIPIAAFFLAYLKIGADKMATSTDVTAEMVSIIQGVIIMLAAAQAFLSKWRQKALIKMQQESGLDG; encoded by the coding sequence ATGAAATTAATAGGACGCCTTTCATTTGAAAAAAGATTTGAATTGATACGGTTTGCTGCAGCGATCGGCATTGCGGTGCTCTTATCGTTTCTTATTATTTTATTTGTCAGTAAAGAACCGCTGCTCGCTTTTTCAAAGCTCTTTTTAGGGCCGCTTGAATCGGCACGCCGTTTCGGTAACGTACTTGAGTTATGTATTCCGCTCAGTTTTACCGGTCTTGCAGTTGCCGTTATGTTCAGCGCAGATATGTTTAATATGGGTGCGGAAGGGGCGTTTTATGTGAGTGGTGCCGTTGCAGTATTTACCGCATTGCTTATACCGCTGCCTCCTGTTATTGCACCGCTTGTATCGATTATTATCGGCGGGTTATGCGGTGCTGTCGTTTGCTGGGTTCCGGCTTTTTTAAAGCAGCGATGGAATGCAAATGAGTTGGTTTCGTCTTTAATGTTGAATTATGTATTCTTTTACATAACCAAATATTTTGCCAATACGACCTTTAAAGATCCGTCGGCAGGATTTATGGCGACGTACCTGATTCCTGCCAATGCAAAATTGGCACGTCTTATTCCCGGAATGCGATTGCACTTCGGACTGTTGATATTGTGCGCCGTAGTAGTGCTGACCGTATTGTTTATCCGCCGTACGGCATGGGGGTATCGTCTGATGCAAACCGGAAGGAATATCCGCTTTGCCCGTTATGCCGGCTTAAACACGACGGCAATTATCGCATACTCACAGCTTATCGGCGGTTTTATTGCGGGCGTCGGCGGTTCGGTTGAGGTATTGGGAATGTATGACCGGTTCCAATGGCAAAGCTTGCCGGGGTACGGGTTTGACGGTATCGTTGTCGCTATTCTTGCAAAAAATAAACCGCACTATATTCCGATTGCTGCTTTCTTTTTGGCGTATTTAAAAATCGGTGCCGATAAGATGGCGACATCTACGGACGTTACTGCAGAAATGGTTTCAATCATTCAAGGTGTTATTATAATGCTTGCCGCAGCTCAGGCCTTTTTAAGTAAATGGCGGCAAAAAGCACTCATTAAAATGCAACAGGAGAGCGGCTTAGATGGATAA
- a CDS encoding ABC transporter ATP-binding protein, producing MNVESTADDILVMKDISKIYPNGVTANRHVNFSVRAGEIHALVGENGAGKSTLMKILFGIEQPTEGTILYNGNELHIKSPLDAIRHGFGMVHQHFMLVESMSVAENICLGMEPGKGPLLREKLMNEQAQKIINQYHFVIDPKEKIKNLPIGTRQKVEILKALYKGARILILDEPTAVLTPQETEELFVELKELRNSGCTIIFISHKLNEVKEICERITVLRNGTSVGVYSAGEISEKEISNLMVGKNIHWEIEKQPSVPGETVLKLRDVCMDDDAGRPILKHVSFDLPAGKILGIVGVEGNGQKELIDTITGLQHCTEGSVMLNGKDITSRSIAAIRKEGISYIPQDRIKVGTAVTASIQENLFAVFTEDERFVHKGILKKNEIKQWADTLINQFMIKTKSADVPVKMLSGGNMQKVIIAREFSTSAGCIIADQPTRGVDIGAAKFIHQKIIEMRDNGAAILVNSADLAEILEISDSLVVMYGGEITAYFPDAGMVSETELGEYMLGLKKQGAHELAGCLR from the coding sequence ATGAATGTTGAAAGTACGGCAGATGATATTTTAGTAATGAAGGATATTTCAAAAATATATCCTAACGGTGTTACGGCTAATAGGCATGTCAATTTTTCGGTTCGCGCCGGAGAAATTCATGCGCTTGTCGGTGAGAACGGTGCCGGTAAAAGTACCTTGATGAAAATATTATTCGGTATTGAGCAACCGACTGAAGGTACGATTTTATATAATGGAAACGAATTGCATATCAAATCCCCGCTTGACGCTATTCGTCACGGATTCGGTATGGTACATCAGCATTTTATGCTTGTCGAATCGATGAGTGTTGCAGAAAATATCTGCCTTGGAATGGAACCCGGAAAAGGCCCGTTACTTCGTGAAAAACTCATGAACGAACAGGCTCAAAAAATTATCAATCAATATCATTTTGTTATTGACCCGAAAGAAAAGATTAAAAATTTGCCCATAGGGACGCGCCAGAAAGTAGAAATTCTGAAGGCGTTATATAAAGGTGCGCGCATTTTAATTTTGGATGAACCGACCGCTGTATTAACTCCGCAAGAAACGGAAGAATTATTTGTTGAATTAAAAGAGCTGCGGAATTCGGGATGTACGATTATATTTATCAGTCATAAATTAAATGAAGTTAAAGAAATATGCGAAAGGATAACCGTATTGCGTAACGGTACTTCCGTCGGCGTGTATTCCGCCGGAGAAATTTCTGAAAAAGAAATATCGAACCTTATGGTCGGTAAAAATATACATTGGGAAATAGAAAAACAACCGAGCGTTCCCGGAGAGACCGTCTTAAAATTGCGGGATGTATGTATGGATGATGATGCCGGGCGTCCCATACTCAAGCATGTGAGTTTTGATTTGCCTGCGGGGAAAATTCTCGGTATTGTCGGTGTTGAAGGGAACGGGCAAAAAGAGTTGATCGATACCATAACCGGATTGCAGCACTGTACTGAAGGAAGCGTAATGTTAAACGGTAAAGATATAACATCGCGCAGTATTGCTGCAATCAGAAAAGAAGGTATCTCCTATATACCGCAGGATAGAATAAAAGTAGGAACGGCGGTAACTGCTTCCATTCAAGAAAATTTATTTGCCGTCTTTACGGAAGATGAGCGCTTTGTACATAAGGGCATTCTAAAGAAGAATGAAATAAAACAATGGGCTGATACGCTTATCAACCAATTTATGATTAAAACAAAAAGTGCCGATGTGCCGGTAAAAATGCTGAGCGGTGGAAATATGCAAAAGGTTATTATTGCACGCGAATTTTCAACCTCGGCAGGATGTATTATCGCAGATCAACCGACAAGAGGTGTTGATATCGGCGCTGCAAAGTTTATTCATCAAAAGATTATTGAAATGCGCGATAACGGTGCTGCTATTTTGGTGAATTCGGCAGATTTGGCTGAGATTCTGGAAATAAGCGACAGTTTGGTTGTAATGTACGGCGGTGAAATTACAGCATATTTTCCGGATGCCGGTATGGTTAGCGAAACTGAGTTGGGAGAGTATATGCTCGGCTTAAAAAAGCAAGGTGCACATGAACTTGCAGGATGTTTACGATGA